From one Chanodichthys erythropterus isolate Z2021 chromosome 3, ASM2448905v1, whole genome shotgun sequence genomic stretch:
- the ndufa4a gene encoding cytochrome c oxidase subunit NDUFA4L translates to MLGTVSRQLRSHPALIPLFIFIGGGCTMSLTYLARLAMRNPDVCWDKKNNPEPWNKLGPTDQYKFYAVNMDYSKLKKDRPDY, encoded by the exons ATGCTGGGCACGGTCAGCCGGCAACTCAGAAGCCATCCTGCC TTGATCCCACTCTTTATTTTCATTGGCGGTGGATGCACCATGTCTCTGACATATCTGGCTCGCTTGGCCATGCGCAACCCTGATGTCTG CTGGGACAAAAAGAACAACCCAGAGCCCTGGAATAAACTGGGGCCCACTGATCAGTACAAG TTCTATGCAGTGAACATGGACTACAGCAAGCTGAAGAAGGACCGTCCTGACTACTAA